A DNA window from Agrobacterium vaccinii contains the following coding sequences:
- a CDS encoding PQQ-dependent sugar dehydrogenase, producing MPRAIHLLTTTVLSMFLIAPVVHAQSQPPAETKQANAPDQKPAFEGQTRAAQPDKMPSLQKTVVADDLPHLWSMEILPDGRMIVAAKEGAMHIVKDGKPGPALEGVPEVASAGQGGLLDIALAPDFDTSKMIYFSFSEPREGGNGTSVASAKLVESGDKAVLEDTKVIFRQMPTYDGDKHFGSRLAFGPNNELYVTVGERSDKEPRVQSQDLASGLGKVFRIDTSGKAFEGNPFIGQQNALPEIWSYGHRNIQSAAIDGQGRLWTVEHGPKGGDELNLPKAGLNYGWPVITYGIEYSGGAVGEGATAKDGMEQPVYYWDPVVGPSGMAYYDSDAIPEWKGSLIIGGLVSQGIVVLKIENDKVVSEGRFPLEARIRDVKIGSDGAIYAVTEERGGGKSQILKLAPDS from the coding sequence ATGCCACGCGCTATCCATCTGCTGACGACGACAGTTCTTTCGATGTTTCTCATCGCCCCGGTAGTCCACGCTCAATCGCAACCGCCCGCAGAAACCAAGCAGGCCAATGCGCCGGACCAGAAGCCCGCATTCGAAGGCCAGACCCGCGCGGCCCAGCCGGATAAGATGCCATCGCTGCAGAAGACCGTCGTCGCAGATGACCTGCCCCACCTCTGGTCCATGGAAATCCTGCCAGACGGCCGCATGATCGTCGCCGCCAAGGAAGGCGCGATGCACATCGTCAAGGATGGCAAGCCAGGCCCGGCACTTGAAGGTGTCCCCGAGGTCGCCTCTGCCGGACAGGGCGGTCTGCTCGACATCGCACTCGCCCCCGATTTCGACACCTCGAAAATGATCTATTTTTCCTTCTCCGAGCCCCGTGAAGGTGGCAACGGCACGTCGGTCGCATCAGCCAAGCTGGTAGAGAGCGGCGACAAGGCCGTGCTGGAGGATACCAAAGTCATCTTCCGCCAGATGCCGACCTATGATGGCGACAAGCATTTCGGTTCTCGCCTCGCCTTCGGACCGAACAACGAGCTTTACGTCACCGTGGGCGAACGCTCCGACAAGGAACCGCGCGTCCAGTCGCAGGATCTGGCCAGCGGTCTCGGCAAGGTCTTCCGTATCGACACATCCGGCAAGGCTTTCGAAGGCAACCCCTTCATCGGTCAGCAGAACGCACTGCCGGAAATCTGGAGCTACGGCCACCGCAACATCCAGTCCGCAGCCATCGATGGACAGGGTCGTCTCTGGACGGTCGAGCATGGCCCAAAGGGCGGCGATGAGTTGAACCTGCCCAAGGCTGGCCTCAACTACGGCTGGCCCGTCATTACCTACGGCATCGAATATAGCGGCGGCGCTGTCGGTGAGGGTGCGACGGCCAAGGACGGTATGGAACAGCCAGTCTACTATTGGGACCCGGTCGTTGGCCCGTCCGGCATGGCCTATTACGATTCGGACGCCATTCCCGAGTGGAAGGGCTCGCTGATTATCGGTGGGCTGGTCAGCCAGGGCATCGTCGTGCTGAAGATCGAAAACGACAAGGTCGTCTCCGAGGGACGCTTCCCGCTGGAAGCCCGCATTCGCGATGTGAAGATCGGCAGCGACGGCGCCATCTACGCCGTGACCGAAGAACGCGGCGGTGGCAAGTCGCAGATTCTCAAGCTCGCACCCGACTCCTGA
- a CDS encoding class I SAM-dependent methyltransferase yields MTDKQRDETFTIDFVGGAVGHRLRSGEGRGQALAKAAGLKNGKTPKIVDATAGLGRDAFLLASLGAEVTLIERSPGMHALLADAMARADAEGGIYREIVSRMNLLHGDSRTLIPTLSPEVVVIDPMHPPRQNTALVKKEMRVLRELVGADLDQAELMEIALAHATKRVVLKWPLRAEPMPGIRKPSHQLLGKSTRYDVFMILAEKRA; encoded by the coding sequence ATGACTGACAAACAACGCGACGAGACTTTCACCATCGATTTCGTAGGCGGCGCCGTGGGCCATCGTCTGCGGTCGGGCGAAGGACGCGGCCAGGCGCTGGCAAAGGCCGCAGGCTTGAAAAACGGCAAAACCCCTAAAATCGTGGATGCCACGGCGGGCCTTGGACGGGACGCATTTCTGCTGGCTTCCCTCGGCGCAGAGGTGACGCTGATCGAGCGATCACCTGGCATGCATGCGCTACTGGCCGATGCCATGGCACGGGCAGACGCAGAAGGTGGCATCTACCGGGAGATCGTCTCGCGTATGAACCTGCTGCATGGTGATTCCCGCACGCTCATCCCCACGCTGTCGCCGGAAGTGGTGGTCATAGACCCCATGCATCCACCACGCCAAAACACGGCGCTGGTCAAAAAAGAAATGCGGGTTCTGCGGGAATTAGTGGGTGCTGATCTGGATCAGGCCGAGTTGATGGAGATCGCTCTGGCCCATGCGACGAAGCGGGTCGTCTTGAAGTGGCCCTTGCGTGCCGAGCCTATGCCCGGCATTCGCAAACCCTCTCATCAGCTTCTTGGAAAATCGACGCGTTATGACGTCTTTATGATCTTGGCGGAAAAACGGGCCTGA
- a CDS encoding pseudouridine synthase produces MTSTLDNPVYNPPMEPYVSIVHRDDDFLVLDKPSGLLSVPGRDPALFDSLATRVQKTFPKALMINRLDKDTSGVVLMSLNRKAHAAIASQFENRTTRKSYTAVVWGHTSEDNGHIDLPLAIDPDNKPRHRVDHEGGKSAQTEWHVIERLPLPATRLRLHPLTGRTHQLRVHMQALGHPILGDDFYADGEALAASSRLLLHAQELGFRHPDGHDVTFTVPCPF; encoded by the coding sequence ATGACATCTACGCTTGATAATCCGGTCTACAATCCCCCGATGGAACCCTATGTGTCCATCGTGCATCGGGACGATGATTTCCTCGTTCTCGACAAGCCGAGCGGATTGCTGTCGGTTCCAGGCCGCGACCCCGCTTTGTTCGACAGTCTGGCCACGCGCGTCCAGAAGACGTTTCCCAAAGCGTTGATGATCAACCGGCTGGACAAGGACACATCCGGCGTCGTGCTGATGTCGCTGAATCGCAAGGCGCATGCCGCGATTGCTTCGCAATTCGAAAACCGCACCACCCGCAAATCCTATACCGCCGTGGTCTGGGGCCACACTTCCGAAGACAATGGCCATATCGATCTGCCGCTTGCCATCGATCCCGACAACAAGCCGCGCCACCGCGTGGACCATGAAGGCGGCAAGTCCGCGCAGACGGAGTGGCACGTCATCGAGCGCCTGCCGCTGCCCGCCACCCGCCTGCGGCTTCACCCGCTGACAGGCCGGACCCACCAGTTGCGCGTTCACATGCAGGCACTCGGCCATCCCATTCTGGGCGATGACTTCTACGCTGACGGTGAGGCGCTTGCTGCCTCTTCCCGCCTATTGTTGCACGCGCAGGAACTCGGCTTCCGCCACCCCGATGGCCATGATGTCACATTCACCGTGCCCTGCCCCTTCTGA
- a CDS encoding IMPACT family protein: protein MFTLNRLETYSQDIKKSRFIAVASPIADEEAAKRFIEAQSDVTANHNCWAWRIGQVYRFSDDGEPSGTAGKPILQAIDGQSLDAVAVVVIRWFGGILLGSGGLMRAYGGTAATCLRNGEKTLVIPTLSTEIECGFSDLALVKSRLAGVPDLTIEKEAFTADGARLNLSIPVASADDVARMVMNLTSGRVTVPLPER, encoded by the coding sequence ATGTTCACGCTCAATCGCCTCGAAACCTATTCGCAAGACATCAAGAAAAGCCGCTTCATCGCCGTCGCCAGCCCGATCGCGGATGAAGAGGCAGCGAAGCGTTTTATAGAAGCTCAGTCGGATGTGACGGCAAACCACAATTGCTGGGCGTGGCGGATCGGGCAGGTCTATCGGTTCAGCGATGATGGCGAACCATCCGGCACCGCAGGCAAGCCGATCCTTCAAGCCATAGACGGGCAGTCGCTGGATGCCGTTGCCGTGGTCGTTATCAGGTGGTTCGGCGGCATTCTGCTGGGCAGCGGCGGGTTGATGCGGGCCTATGGCGGCACGGCTGCGACCTGCCTTCGCAACGGTGAGAAAACCCTTGTCATCCCCACGCTGTCCACCGAAATCGAATGCGGCTTTTCCGATCTGGCGCTGGTGAAATCGAGACTGGCTGGCGTGCCCGACCTGACCATAGAGAAGGAAGCGTTCACGGCAGATGGTGCGCGGCTGAACCTCTCCATTCCCGTTGCCAGCGCTGACGATGTCGCCAGAATGGTGATGAACCTTACCAGCGGGCGTGTTACCGTTCCGCTTCCAGAACGATGA
- a CDS encoding TIGR03862 family flavoprotein, protein MHGRQVAIIGGGPAGLMAAEVLSAAGIAVTVYEAMPTVARKFLMAGKSGLNITHAEAYADFVTRFGQAGTRLRTALDDFTPAMLRDWALSLGQETFTGTSGRVFPVSMKASPLLRAWLTRLEAQGVQIKTRHRWIGFDGDALAFETPAGPVTINSDAVLLALGGASWPKLGSNAQWVPWLRQRGVAVNDFQPANCGFDVSWSDYFRERFAGVPVKSVAITSPAGRFEGEFVVTRHGVEGSLVYAHSAVLRDAFDGSHKPDMIVDLMPGRKAERLVKDLERHSRKDSLSNRLRKAAGLSPVKVALLRECRPDLTALSPAELAALIKAAPIALDAPRPIAEAISSAGGIDWKEIDSHYMLTSSPNVFVAGEMVDWEAPTGGYLLTACFAMGKAAAKGIIAQLDHAR, encoded by the coding sequence ATGCATGGCAGGCAAGTGGCGATCATTGGGGGCGGACCCGCAGGGCTGATGGCGGCGGAAGTGCTGTCGGCGGCAGGCATTGCGGTAACCGTCTATGAAGCGATGCCGACGGTGGCGCGCAAGTTTTTGATGGCGGGTAAATCCGGTCTCAACATCACCCACGCCGAGGCCTATGCCGACTTCGTCACCCGTTTCGGACAGGCGGGCACGAGACTTCGCACGGCGCTGGATGATTTTACGCCGGCCATGCTGCGTGACTGGGCGCTGTCACTCGGGCAGGAAACATTTACCGGCACGTCGGGTCGGGTCTTTCCGGTATCGATGAAGGCATCGCCGCTGCTGCGTGCCTGGCTGACGCGGCTGGAAGCGCAGGGCGTGCAGATCAAAACCCGGCATCGCTGGATCGGCTTCGATGGCGATGCGCTGGCCTTTGAGACGCCAGCAGGGCCGGTGACGATCAACAGCGACGCGGTGCTTCTGGCGCTGGGTGGTGCAAGCTGGCCAAAGCTGGGGTCGAATGCGCAGTGGGTGCCCTGGCTGCGGCAGCGCGGTGTCGCGGTCAACGACTTCCAGCCTGCCAACTGCGGCTTCGATGTGAGCTGGAGCGATTATTTCCGGGAGCGGTTCGCCGGTGTTCCGGTGAAATCCGTTGCCATCACATCACCTGCCGGACGTTTCGAAGGTGAATTCGTGGTGACCCGCCACGGCGTCGAGGGCAGTCTTGTCTATGCCCATTCGGCAGTGTTGCGAGACGCTTTCGACGGGTCGCACAAGCCAGATATGATTGTTGATCTGATGCCGGGGCGAAAGGCGGAGCGGTTGGTGAAGGATCTGGAACGGCATTCGCGCAAGGACAGTCTTTCCAACCGGCTGCGCAAGGCGGCTGGCCTGTCGCCTGTCAAAGTCGCACTGCTGAGGGAATGCCGCCCAGACCTGACCGCCCTTTCGCCCGCTGAACTGGCCGCGCTCATCAAGGCCGCGCCGATTGCTCTCGACGCGCCAAGGCCGATTGCCGAGGCGATTTCCAGCGCTGGCGGCATCGACTGGAAAGAGATCGACTCACATTACATGCTGACCTCCAGCCCGAATGTTTTTGTCGCAGGCGAGATGGTGGATTGGGAGGCGCCAACCGGCGGATATCTCTTAACCGCTTGTTTTGCGATGGGAAAAGCCGCTGCAAAAGGCATTATTGCACAGCTTGATCATGCGCGATAA
- a CDS encoding PAS domain-containing protein, with translation MTDISVFGTWPIGGGVAGALVRAFDWSKTSLGPIASWPANLRHKVNSVVNSPIPQVLMWGEDHVMIYNDGYIEIAGNYHPAALGSTVPAIWPEIWDWNQKILEAGFQGAVQSYRDQTMVLNRNGRPEEVVFDLFYTPIHNEDGTVGGVLCTVLENTDKVRAVSDLASSREELSRLTDALPILVGFIDRDHVYRFANQGYLDWFNQRPEDVLGRKAADVVGAHFYQERLPFIERALAGETVINDTTILCPDGTSSRAAEIRYVPRYTSKGEIDGSYVLIIDIDSRKRVEMELTVSNNRFRAAVDAVHGVLWTNSPDGKMLGVQNGWAGLTGQTPEEYQDYGWADAVHPDDREGSLTSWNEAVAAKSTYIWEHRVRRCDGVYRTFAVRSVPILDASFQIIEWVGVHTDITDQRAAESALQEHSANLEREIRHRRRAEDQLRQLNEGLEARVASEIAERRQAERALQQAQKMESIGQLTGGVAHDFNNLLQVVAGNLQLLVKDVAGNERAERRVGNALAGVSRGAKLASQLLAFGRRQALEPRVINVGRFVAGMDDLLRRSIGEAVEVEVITAGGLWNTFADPAQVENALLNLAINARDAMDGSGKLTIEVGNASLDQDYARTHAEVEAGQYVMLAVTDTGSGMAPDIVDKVFEPFFSTKPEGKGTGLGLSMVYGFVKQSGGHVKIYSEIGQGTTVKVYLPRSLSDEDREVVVQDGPVVGGNETVLVVEDDDEVRSIVVETLTDLGYRVLTARDAQAGLTVAESGIPIDVIFTDVVMPGPLKSSEMARRAKERLPNLAILFTSGYTENSIVHGGKLDAGVELLSKPYTREALARRLRHVIANQRQRAESSKDREANQDAIAKLRSRPAVRVLLVEDDDLIRMNTTDILLEGGHIVVEAANATQAIDLIDRENIDVLVTDVGLPDMSGADLAVLIKQRKPQIGVVFATGDNFLPSNAPAGSVLLCKPYNESDVRSAIGQTMGA, from the coding sequence ATGACTGATATTTCTGTATTCGGCACATGGCCGATTGGTGGCGGTGTGGCCGGTGCGCTGGTGCGCGCTTTCGACTGGTCGAAAACCTCGCTCGGTCCCATTGCATCATGGCCGGCCAATCTTCGCCACAAGGTCAATTCCGTCGTCAATTCGCCCATACCGCAGGTGCTGATGTGGGGCGAAGACCACGTCATGATCTATAATGACGGCTACATCGAAATTGCCGGGAATTATCACCCCGCCGCACTGGGCAGCACCGTGCCTGCCATATGGCCCGAAATCTGGGACTGGAACCAGAAGATATTGGAAGCCGGGTTTCAGGGAGCCGTGCAGTCGTACCGCGACCAGACGATGGTGCTGAACCGAAACGGCAGGCCGGAAGAGGTCGTGTTCGACCTGTTCTACACTCCCATTCACAATGAGGATGGCACTGTCGGCGGCGTGCTGTGCACCGTGCTGGAAAACACAGACAAGGTCCGCGCCGTCTCCGATCTGGCCTCCAGCCGCGAAGAACTGAGCCGTCTCACGGACGCTTTGCCCATTCTCGTTGGCTTCATCGACCGGGACCACGTATACCGTTTCGCCAATCAGGGTTATCTCGACTGGTTCAACCAGCGGCCTGAAGATGTGCTGGGGCGCAAGGCTGCGGATGTGGTTGGCGCGCACTTCTATCAGGAACGTCTGCCGTTTATCGAACGCGCGCTTGCTGGCGAAACCGTTATCAACGATACGACGATTCTGTGCCCGGATGGAACGTCGTCGCGGGCAGCAGAAATTCGCTATGTGCCGCGCTACACCTCCAAGGGCGAGATCGATGGTAGTTATGTTCTGATCATAGACATCGACTCCCGCAAGCGCGTGGAAATGGAACTGACCGTCAGCAACAACCGCTTCCGCGCCGCCGTGGATGCGGTTCACGGCGTGTTGTGGACCAACAGTCCCGATGGCAAGATGCTGGGCGTGCAGAACGGCTGGGCCGGGCTGACCGGTCAGACGCCGGAAGAATACCAGGATTATGGCTGGGCCGATGCCGTCCACCCGGATGACCGTGAGGGGTCGCTGACAAGCTGGAACGAAGCCGTCGCCGCCAAGTCCACCTATATCTGGGAACACCGCGTTCGCCGCTGCGATGGCGTTTACCGCACCTTTGCCGTGCGCAGCGTTCCCATTCTGGATGCGAGTTTTCAGATCATCGAGTGGGTTGGCGTTCACACCGATATAACCGATCAGCGTGCCGCAGAATCCGCGTTGCAGGAACACTCGGCCAATCTGGAGCGTGAAATTCGCCATCGCAGACGTGCTGAGGACCAGCTTCGGCAGTTGAACGAGGGTCTGGAAGCGCGTGTTGCTTCTGAAATCGCCGAGCGTCGGCAGGCCGAGCGCGCCTTGCAGCAGGCGCAGAAGATGGAATCCATCGGCCAGTTGACCGGTGGCGTGGCGCACGATTTCAACAATCTGTTGCAGGTGGTTGCGGGCAATCTTCAGCTTCTGGTCAAGGATGTCGCGGGCAATGAACGCGCCGAGCGGCGGGTGGGCAATGCGCTTGCCGGTGTCAGCCGTGGCGCGAAACTGGCCAGCCAGTTGCTGGCCTTCGGTCGCCGTCAGGCGCTGGAGCCGCGCGTCATCAATGTCGGTCGTTTCGTGGCGGGGATGGACGATCTGCTGCGCCGTTCCATCGGGGAGGCTGTCGAGGTAGAGGTCATCACGGCGGGCGGTCTTTGGAACACATTCGCTGATCCGGCGCAGGTGGAAAACGCGCTGCTGAACCTTGCCATCAACGCGCGCGATGCCATGGATGGCTCCGGCAAGCTGACCATCGAAGTCGGCAACGCCTCGCTCGATCAGGATTACGCACGCACCCATGCCGAGGTTGAGGCCGGGCAATATGTCATGTTGGCTGTGACCGACACCGGTTCCGGCATGGCCCCTGATATCGTCGACAAGGTTTTCGAGCCGTTCTTCTCGACCAAACCGGAAGGCAAGGGTACGGGTCTTGGCCTTTCCATGGTCTATGGCTTCGTCAAACAGTCTGGTGGGCACGTCAAGATTTACAGCGAGATAGGGCAGGGAACGACGGTCAAGGTCTATCTGCCGCGCTCGCTCTCGGATGAAGATCGCGAAGTCGTGGTGCAGGACGGCCCTGTTGTCGGCGGTAACGAGACGGTTCTCGTGGTCGAGGATGACGATGAGGTCAGAAGCATCGTTGTCGAAACCCTGACGGATCTGGGATACCGGGTGCTGACCGCGCGGGACGCGCAGGCTGGTCTCACCGTTGCGGAAAGCGGCATTCCCATCGACGTCATCTTTACCGACGTCGTGATGCCGGGTCCGTTGAAGAGCAGTGAAATGGCACGGCGCGCCAAGGAGCGACTGCCCAACCTCGCCATTCTGTTCACCTCCGGCTATACGGAAAACTCCATCGTCCACGGTGGCAAGCTGGATGCGGGCGTAGAACTGTTGTCCAAGCCCTATACGCGCGAAGCCCTGGCGAGACGTCTGCGCCACGTCATTGCCAACCAGAGGCAGCGAGCAGAATCGAGCAAGGACCGCGAAGCCAATCAGGATGCGATCGCCAAATTGCGCTCGCGGCCTGCCGTGCGGGTGTTGCTGGTGGAAGACGATGACCTGATCCGAATGAACACCACCGATATTCTGCTCGAGGGCGGGCATATCGTGGTCGAGGCGGCAAACGCCACACAGGCCATCGATCTCATCGACCGCGAAAATATCGATGTGCTGGTGACGGATGTCGGCCTGCCGGACATGAGCGGCGCCGATCTCGCGGTGCTGATCAAGCAACGCAAACCGCAGATCGGCGTGGTTTTCGCCACCGGCGACAACTTCCTGCCCAGCAATGCGCCAGCCGGTTCGGTACTGCTTTGCAAGCCATACAATGAGAGCGACGTGCGCTCTGCTATCGGGCAGACGATGGGCGCGTGA
- a CDS encoding 2-hydroxyacid dehydrogenase, producing the protein MASPIAFVARTTPENEAEWLEMLSAALPGETVMSIKSMSEEQRAQAEIAIVANPDPADIAKLTGLKWIHSLWAGVERLVAELGTSAPPIVRLTDPELSRVMAEAVLAWTYYLHRDMPAYRDNQRRTVWKEIEYRHPRELTVGILGLGTLGAVASQRLLDAGFNTIGWSRSPKEIEGVESLAGEEGLTALLNRSDILVCLVPLTADTKGLLNRHRLGTMKSRASIINFARGAVIVADDLLDALDSGHIAHAVLDVFEQEPLDRASPFWTHPKVTVLPHISAPTNRKTSVGIVAGNIRAWRETGRLPATVDMTRGY; encoded by the coding sequence ATGGCCTCCCCCATCGCTTTCGTTGCCCGCACCACGCCAGAAAATGAGGCGGAGTGGCTGGAGATGTTGTCGGCAGCACTGCCGGGCGAGACCGTCATGTCGATCAAATCGATGAGCGAAGAGCAACGTGCTCAGGCGGAAATCGCCATCGTCGCCAATCCTGATCCTGCCGATATTGCAAAGCTAACCGGCCTCAAATGGATTCACAGCCTCTGGGCTGGAGTCGAGCGTCTCGTTGCTGAACTCGGCACATCGGCACCACCCATCGTGCGCCTGACTGACCCGGAACTTTCGCGCGTCATGGCGGAAGCCGTGTTGGCATGGACCTATTATCTACACCGCGACATGCCAGCCTACAGGGACAACCAGCGGCGCACAGTGTGGAAAGAGATCGAATATAGACACCCCCGCGAACTTACTGTCGGCATTCTCGGGCTCGGCACCTTGGGTGCGGTCGCGTCGCAACGGCTGCTTGATGCTGGCTTCAACACCATCGGCTGGAGCCGCTCGCCCAAAGAGATCGAGGGCGTGGAGAGCCTAGCTGGCGAGGAAGGGCTGACGGCGCTATTGAACCGCAGCGATATCCTCGTTTGCCTGGTTCCACTCACTGCCGATACGAAAGGCCTGTTGAACAGGCACCGTCTCGGCACCATGAAATCAAGGGCTTCCATCATTAATTTCGCGCGCGGAGCCGTGATCGTGGCCGACGATTTGCTGGACGCTCTGGATAGCGGCCATATCGCGCATGCGGTTCTGGATGTCTTCGAACAGGAGCCGCTGGATCGCGCCTCCCCCTTCTGGACCCACCCGAAGGTCACCGTGCTTCCCCACATCTCCGCCCCAACCAACCGCAAGACATCGGTCGGCATCGTGGCCGGAAACATCAGAGCGTGGCGGGAAACGGGCAGACTGCCAGCGACCGTGGATATGACGCGCGGCTACTGA
- a CDS encoding polysaccharide biosynthesis tyrosine autokinase encodes MHHKTFKSNMNFPDQSKDSDTFIDLDRLWAAVVRRANIIAACVIATMVLAGAYLVMATPVYTAMTQVLLDDSLSRYAEEESPVPAAQVIDNRIASAVEILKSKEMAVTVVDKARLDENETIVNPPMSPADLVKASVKGLVDLLTPSDPPASENAMRNGRREKAAAVIQQALTVERVGRSSVIAISIRSIDRQLAAQIAKTYANSYLTEQLNANFDATERASVWLQERLTDLNQRSQAASLAVEKYKAANNIVSSRGELMSESQLSDLNGQLIAAQADAATASARYTQYKSIIDQGPDNAVNNAIVSARDTDNTVIQDLRKRYIAISDRERGVVQQFGKDHPQAIALESEKGDLSRQIFQELQQLTGSFKNDYDVTQSRVQSLRDNIDRVAGRNSEANMTLVKLRELEQQAAALKTLYESYLGRFEEAAQKQSFPIAKARVISEAGLPTSPSSPKKTMTMALSIVLGLMLGGGVAAVLEFRDRYFHTGNDVRDNLRMRFLGYLPFIGEKGVDTGKSETGAATPEIPDSDIEDNGQVSFQKMLRLAVDSPRSSFTETLRNVKLTADVVIQEKQCRVIGVVSCLPNEGKSVVALNLAGLIATTGKRTLVVDADIRNPGLSRMLTTRQSAGLVEVVLDEVPWTKAVKVDSRTKMGILPVSTSNQFAHSSELLASSGMRKFMEQAREACDYIIVDLAPVVPVIDAKAFASQVDGFVFVTEWGKTPIQMVQNLMSHEPQIANKTLGIVLNKTDMTELQRYADPGGSEHYHEQFSAYYGDAKKPVTEPA; translated from the coding sequence ATGCACCACAAGACCTTTAAATCGAACATGAATTTCCCGGATCAGTCCAAGGATTCCGACACGTTTATCGACCTCGACCGCCTTTGGGCTGCCGTGGTGCGACGTGCGAACATCATTGCGGCCTGCGTCATCGCAACGATGGTACTTGCCGGGGCTTATCTCGTCATGGCAACGCCGGTCTATACGGCGATGACGCAGGTGCTGCTCGATGACAGCCTGTCACGTTACGCCGAAGAAGAATCGCCGGTGCCCGCGGCGCAGGTCATCGATAACCGCATTGCCAGCGCCGTCGAAATCCTGAAATCCAAGGAAATGGCCGTCACTGTCGTTGACAAGGCGCGGCTGGACGAGAACGAAACCATCGTCAACCCGCCCATGTCGCCTGCCGATCTCGTCAAGGCGTCTGTGAAGGGTCTGGTTGATCTTCTGACCCCGAGCGACCCACCTGCTTCTGAAAATGCGATGCGCAATGGACGTCGTGAGAAGGCCGCCGCGGTCATTCAACAGGCGCTGACGGTTGAGCGCGTGGGACGAAGCTCCGTCATTGCCATTTCCATCCGCTCTATCGACCGGCAACTGGCAGCTCAAATCGCCAAGACCTATGCCAATTCTTACCTGACCGAACAGCTCAACGCCAACTTCGATGCGACGGAACGTGCATCCGTCTGGCTTCAGGAACGTCTGACAGACCTTAACCAGCGCTCGCAGGCCGCCTCGCTTGCGGTGGAGAAGTACAAGGCTGCCAACAACATCGTCTCGTCGCGTGGCGAGCTGATGTCGGAAAGCCAACTGTCCGATCTCAACGGCCAACTCATTGCCGCCCAGGCAGATGCCGCCACGGCGTCGGCCCGCTACACGCAGTACAAATCCATCATCGATCAGGGCCCGGACAATGCCGTAAACAACGCTATTGTCTCGGCGCGCGATACGGATAACACCGTGATTCAGGATCTGCGCAAACGCTACATCGCCATTTCCGACCGGGAACGCGGTGTGGTGCAGCAGTTCGGCAAGGACCATCCACAGGCCATTGCACTTGAAAGTGAAAAGGGCGATCTCTCCCGTCAGATTTTCCAGGAATTGCAGCAGCTCACCGGCAGCTTCAAGAATGATTATGACGTGACGCAGTCTCGCGTTCAGTCTCTGCGGGACAATATCGATCGCGTAGCCGGACGTAACTCCGAAGCCAACATGACGCTGGTCAAACTGCGCGAGCTTGAGCAGCAGGCAGCGGCGCTGAAGACGCTCTACGAATCCTATCTCGGTCGCTTCGAAGAAGCCGCACAAAAGCAGTCGTTCCCGATTGCCAAGGCCCGCGTGATTTCCGAGGCAGGTCTACCGACCTCACCGTCTAGCCCGAAGAAGACCATGACGATGGCACTTTCCATCGTGCTTGGTCTGATGCTGGGTGGTGGCGTAGCCGCCGTTCTGGAGTTCCGTGACCGGTATTTCCACACCGGAAACGATGTGCGCGATAATCTGCGCATGCGTTTCCTCGGCTACCTGCCCTTCATCGGGGAGAAGGGCGTCGATACTGGAAAGTCCGAAACAGGCGCTGCGACGCCGGAAATTCCCGATAGCGATATCGAGGATAACGGGCAGGTCTCGTTCCAGAAAATGCTGCGGCTTGCGGTGGACAGCCCTCGTTCCAGCTTCACCGAGACGCTGCGCAACGTCAAACTGACGGCTGATGTGGTCATTCAGGAAAAGCAATGCCGGGTGATCGGCGTGGTGTCCTGCCTTCCCAACGAAGGCAAGTCCGTCGTTGCCCTCAACCTGGCTGGCTTGATCGCCACGACCGGCAAGCGGACACTGGTGGTGGATGCCGACATCCGCAATCCCGGCCTCAGCCGCATGCTGACCACACGCCAATCCGCCGGTCTGGTGGAAGTCGTGCTCGATGAAGTGCCATGGACGAAGGCCGTCAAGGTCGATAGCCGCACCAAGATGGGCATTTTGCCGGTCTCGACCAGCAACCAGTTTGCCCATTCCAGCGAGCTGCTTGCCTCCTCCGGCATGCGCAAGTTCATGGAACAGGCGCGCGAAGCCTGCGACTACATCATCGTCGACCTTGCACCCGTGGTACCGGTCATCGATGCCAAGGCTTTCGCATCGCAGGTGGATGGTTTCGTGTTCGTGACGGAATGGGGCAAGACGCCGATCCAGATGGTCCAGAACCTGATGAGCCACGAGCCGCAGATCGCCAACAAGACACTGGGCATCGTGCTGAACAAGACCGATATGACCGAGTTGCAGCGCTACGCAGACCCGGGTGGCTCGGAACATTATCACGAGCAGTTCTCGGCCTATTATGGCGACGCCAAAAAGCCGGTGACAGAACCGGCCTGA